TAAAAACAGAACTCACCTAGTATTTCCAACTTAACTTGCATTACTTTTCTTCCCATACATGACATGTTTTATCCATTACACTCGCTAACTTTCTCCCTGTATCTGTGGCTTCGATCTGGCATCTCAgagccttttctgctcagagGACCTACCACAGCAAGTCcctatgaattaatgaatgaattattTAAGTCCCTGTGAATGAATCTTTACATCTATCTTCTCCTTGAAAGGATTGCCATGTTCTCTTGGTATCTTTTGAACAACAATTCCTTCATAAGAATATGAACATATAGATCTgggaaatgtagctcagtagtagagcattttACCTTCTATGTACAAAACTCTGATTTTAATACTACCAAAAAAGTAGCATAGAAGTCACTAAGAGAAAGGTTACAAATAAGAATATGAACATATAGCAGTCATTCaagcctctgatttttttttttttttttttttgtccagtcctggggcgtggcttcagggcttgagcattgtccctggcttctttttgctcaaggctagcactctgccacttgagccacagtgccacttctggctttttctatatatgtggtgctgaggaatcgaacccagggcttcatgtatatgagacgaacactttaccactaggccatattcccagcccaatcctcTGATTTTATCTTGGCTTATATATTGAAGGCTGAGTATATTCTCCTGAGTTTTCAGACTtaatacattttatgtatatgaaccGATTCATGCATTTTGTTCTTCTTCCACCAATACATTCCTCGTTTTCACTAATATTCCAAACATACTCTATCTGCCATGTCTTCCTATTAAATCTAAGGTTGTAGAGTAAGTCATCCAGAAGTTTACTGGAAATACTAGGTGATCAATCATCTTATCCactgaaaaagaaagatattgttagttaatatatttttcttccctcacttccatcctcctctctctccctcctttccttccttctggggtttgaacttagtgcctatgtttattaggcaagcactctactactttagctgCACTTCTAGCCCCTTTTGCCTtgttttagggttttgttttcagataagatctcagaccttttcctgggctggcctcagatcatGAGCCTCCTaccttcccaaatagctaggattaccaatgtGTACCACCAtagacagcttttttttttaataaatcttactaacattttgcctggattggcttcaaactatgactcCTATTTCTGACTCTCAAATAGCTAAGGATTCTAGGTAcgcatcaccacacccagccctttctttgtttttatagttGGCATATAAAGCTTGTATATATTTATAGGGCATCACCTGATGTTTTCATACATCTTATATAATGTTCAAATCAGAATAAGGATGTTTATCTCCTCCAACAGTTACCATTTATTGATGCTGAAAACATCCGACACCACTTCTTCTAGCTTTCTGTGAAATATATAGAATACATaagattttatgtattttgaagCAATAGACACCATACTGTGCAATGGAACACCAAAACTCATTTCTCTCATCTAAGTGTAACTTTATTATTAGCCAACCTGGCCCCATCTCTTTCCCCTTACTCTCCCCAACCTCTGGGAAccacttttctatttttaacttcTATAAGAATAACTTTTTTAGATTCCTCATGTGAATGACATCATGCTGAATTTTTCTCTCTATGCCTGGTTGATGTCACTTAACATACTGTATTCTAGATCCATCCATGGTGGTACAAGGGACAGGATTCCATTCATTTTTGTGGGTGATTTGCATTCCCTTGTGCATACAACATTTTATTTAGCCACCCATCAGTTTGGTGGACATTCAGGTTGATTCAGTTCCTTGGTTGATGTGGACTGGGCCATAATAAGAATAGGCATGTACTTGCAAAATCAATGTTCTAGCAAAATCAATGTTCTAGCAAAATCAGCTTTTCTTGTGGCTACAGACACTTTTCTTCATCTTGAAAGAAATAGCATGAGAAAAGAAAGGGACAGTCAAGccttaaaaaaaggaagaaaatacaagaaTGATTGGTACCAATGTAATATTTATTGAAGAATAGTTAACACATAATTGCAAAGATAAAGACAAAGAGGACAGTCAGAATCAGGGGCTGAGTGTGAGGATTTTGTGTATCTGTGGCCTGGTGGGGGACACTCACAGGACTGATGAGTGGCATTTAATGTAGACAGATGTCCTTCGGCAAAGTTCTTACTAGCATAGTGGGATAAGAAAGCTGATGACCAGTCAGTCAGCACAGGGAAAAGTAGCTGTAGATGGCACTTTCACACTGTTCTAAGAATGACTGTCTCGTCAGACTGGAGGTTCTTCAATAGGAAGAACCACAGCAGGCAGGGCGACAGCAAGTTGTATGGCagcaggtggtctggcagcagctggggcggcaACAGCTGGACACACCacagctggggcggcagcaggtggtctggcagcagCTTGGGCGACAACAGCTGGACACACCGCAACTGGGGCGGCAACAGCTGGACACACcgcagctggggcggcagcaggTGGTCTGGCTGCAAGTAGTCTGGCAGCAGACTGGGCggcagcagctggggcggcagcaggtggtctggcagcagACTGGGCGGCAACAGCTGGGGCGGCAACAACTGGACACACAGCAGCTGGGACGGCagcaggtggtctggcagcagGTGGTCTGACAACAGGTGGGACGACAGCAGCTAGAACCACCgcagctgggctggcagcaggTCTCCTGGCAGAGGCCTTGGCCACAGCCCTGCTCACAGCAGGGAGAGCCACAGCAGGAGTTGACCATGGTGTCTGGGGATGGAGGTTCTGAATAAGTTTCCAAGAGAGTGAGTTTCTCAGATGTGGGAGTTTCCTACACTGTGTCCACTTTTATACTCTGCTGCTCTTGCTCTGCAAAGGGCTGTTTCCTTGTTATTGTTTATATAATAAAGAAGCAATGACCAAATGAATTGTTGTGGAAGATTCTATATCGAAGTCAGGGAGTATGCATTGCCTTAGGTTGATCGGATCCAGTCTTTTCTCCTGAGTCACCTTGGTGTACTTCCTTTAAGGTCAAGGACTGTTAATGTTGCTCTTCTGATTGGTTGTCATGTGAAAGATCACATAAATTTCAACCTTCTGTGTGTCAGCATGAGGGCTTTGCATCGCATTCCTGTGTTCTCTACGACTCTACTCCTTGTTTTCTAGACTCTTTTGAGATCAACAGCAGATCATGTGAAAGTACAGAACAAAGATATGTTTTCTTGAAATATGTGAAGCAGTACGACTTTTATGAAACAGaacaggaggaggtaacaaattttacaaaaaatgtaccagctgccttatgtatgaaactgtaacccttctgtgcatcactttgacaataaataagtaattattcagaaaaaagttttaaaattttataatagaaagaaagaaattgcatcGCTGTGCAAAGTCATCCAAGGCAGGtaaatccctgagattcttatctccagttaaacactccTTCACCagcagtgaaggtgtggctcaagtggtagagtgtcagcctagatgaaaaaaactaagggacagtgtccaggctctgagtccaagccccagtaccagcacatccacagacaagagacagagaaaaagaaggaagggaaggagggagggagggagggagggagggagggagggagggagggagggagggagggaaagaagtgaAAATCTGAAATCTAGGcctggtagtacatgcctatcaTCTAAGCATTCAGGAAGTTGAAATAAGAGGATTAAGTGTTTAATACTACAAAGAGAGACCTTGTATTAAAAACTGTGAATGAAATCAAATAGCTTAAAGACATATTGTTAGcaaataataaatactttaacAGAAAATGAACTAATTTCCTGCATGTATGGACATCCATTACAACctattaaggaaaaaaatgatcaacCACCAAAGGATATTCAATATCATTTCACAAGAAAAGGAACTTAAATACTTATCGGGCTTCTGAAAGATCATCTCACTCGCAACTTTAAACAATGTTTAGTTGAGTAATTTATTCCTTCTTCAAACCACATACTATTTGTTCAGAGGCACAGGTGCTACCCTGAACTCTGGGAATACAAGAGTGAAAGAGTTGCCATTTTTAATGATAAGTGTAAACTATTTAAGTTTTAAAACTTTAACGAATTAGCACAGCTATACGGAAATGTATTTTAATAGGCTTCAATGTACAATTTGAAGGATATTTCTTTTGGtggcagtggggtttgaactcagggcccagtgctTGCTACACAGGCACAAGAGTGCCATCCATGCCTGTAGCCCCCTGGTACTGGAAGATGGCATGTTGAATTATCTTTAACTTGCTGCTTGATCCTTGAATCAAATGCAGTTAAAAGAGGTGTTCTGGTTTTATCTCAAGAAACTCAAGGGCAGGTAAAGTAGGCAATCTGCTTTTGGAGAAATCTAATggtttcacattttctttaataTAGGTTTTGATTCTTATATGCAAGCCCTTTCCTTTGTTCACATGACAGAACATGCCCCCCCCCAGCagattttatttaaatgagtatGTTTGACTAAATGAATGGATTCaaataatttgtaaatattttatttaaataaaaataataattaagaacCACAAATGATTATGATACCAAGAGTAAGTATTTATTGGGACACAGACACTCCATCACACAAAATTCCTTGCAACAACCAACCCCTGCTCAGCAGTGGTAAGACTAGGCACGTGTTCCAATGAGGTCATGTGAAACATTTGGTCATCTGACTGGATGCCAATGTAATACACATAGAAGTTAGTGGTTCTGGGGATTTACTGGTTTAAATAGCCACTTTAAATAGCTCCTCAGTAGCTTGGCCAATGGGGGATAAATATACGCAGTGATTGTAAGCTGAGGGCCAGGGATAATAggcaaagaaaatgagaaaggcaaacacaatgGCAGCACAGATGGTTATCAAGGGCTGGTGGTGAGTAAAGACGTTCAACAAGAGACTCCATGGAAGGGTAGGTGCTagcatttggcctggtaccagcTGGGCTGGCAGCAACAGGAAGCGGAAGCAGATCTACTCCTAGCAGAGGCTTTCGTCACAGCTCTGGTCAGAGTAGGATCGTGGGTTACACTTTAGATgggtctcgggctggggatatggcctagtggcaagagtggcaagagtgcctcatatacatgaggccctgggttcgattccccagcaccacacatacagaaaatggccaagaagtggcgctgtggctcaagtggcagagtgctagccttgagcaaaaagaagccagggacagtgctcaggccctgagtccaagccccaggactggcaaaaaaaaacaaaaacaaaaaacattctaGATGGGTCTCCAATCGCAGGAGGCTCGGTGTTAGGCAGCTTTATCATTGCTGTTTACTGAATCCCTGACGGAAACACTGAGTGAACAGGGAAGATTGAGGTGGActggtgttggggattcacgctgcccttcccccagccctggggcagtgtgggagggagcccctcccaccttcccggcctcaaccagaagagaagcgaGCGGTCCCGCCTCTCGGcttggccacgtgtctaatggcggaggcctggcccttggattgtgatccccgcccatagaggaagttcgtgacatcaccgtgatggacacggtctttagcctatgactgaccctttggccagtcccccccctcctttcccgccattaccgttatataacCCCCCCCCAATTAAATCTTGTCAGACGTATGGACCATTGGGTTGTCTCCCCTATGCCTCTCTCTCTGCCGCTGTTTCTGACACTTGAGGGGAATAAAAGCccagtgttctttcatagtttgggatcaggcattcccccgggagatagggggaaagggggtccagagccccccaacagACTCGTACTCTCCGCCATGTCAGCCATGTAGGATCAGTTCACGTgggggcagccaggaagcagagaagagcCATAACGGGAAGGGGCCAGGGCAAGATGTAGCCCCTCCCCAAGAACATACCTCTAATGTCCTTCCTCCAACCAAGATCTCTTTGCACATGACTGTTACACATCCTACCTCTACTCAGGTTTTGGATCCAGAAATGGATTAGACAATTCATTAGTTCATAGCCCTTCTCTTCTAGTCATCTCTAGGAATGCCCTCACAGACACTTGGAGGTGGGCATTACTCAGCTCCCAGGTGTCTGTCAATCTGACCAAGTTGCCTATCAAGATTGACAtcgccagacactggtggctcacacctgtaatcctagctactcaggaggctgcgatctgaggatctctgtacaaagccagcccaggcagaaaagtcctgtgcgactcttatctccaattaaccactccaaaacccgaagtggagctgtggctcaaagtggtagagagctagccttcagcaaaatagctcaggggacagcacccaggctctgagttcaagccccacaatctcgaaaaaaaaatattgacctTCACAGTTCTTGAGTACAAATGTCATTTTCTACTCAAGTCTCCTTCTATACCGTGCGGAGAAGCCTACATTCAGGGTATTTTTCTCTTACTATTGCTTATATTATTGAAAGAGAAACTTACCAGATTTTCTGAGCTTTTTTCAAAACCTCTATGAATTCTTAGATCATTTTCATTTAATCAGCTCTTTATCCCTAAAAGTAAACAAAGCCTTATAAATCTTTTCGCCATCCCCTCCACTTCCTCCTATACTCTTGGATGTGCCATGAATACTTTGGGCACAGGATGAGTCATTCTTTTTGCCATCCAACCATTTAACTTATGTTCCCAGATGACATAGAAGACGATTAAAAACAGATGCAAGTTAACATACAAGAAGTTAGGCCTTAGGGCATTGTTCCAAAAAAGCTGGTAATAAAATCAGCAAAGCATACTTATAAAGtataacaaaaataagaaatgtgaCTGGGTTTAAGGTACCTGAGTTCAACTTTTGTCTCTATGTGTCAGTACTAAGGCTGGAGCTCAGAGCTTGAACATTGCTccctagctttttcattcaaggctagcaatctgctaCTCCAGCCATAGCTCTacctttttggctttttggtggatagttagagat
This sequence is a window from Perognathus longimembris pacificus isolate PPM17 chromosome 17, ASM2315922v1, whole genome shotgun sequence. Protein-coding genes within it:
- the LOC125365328 gene encoding keratin-associated protein 4-3-like, giving the protein MVNSCCGSPCCEQGCGQGLCQETCCQPSCGGSSCCRPTCCQTTCCQTTCCRPSCCVSSCCRPSCCRPVCCQTTCCRPSCCRPVCCQTTCSQTTCCRPSCGVSSCCRPSCGVSSCCRPSCCQTTCCRPSCGVSSCCRPSCCQTTCCHTTCCRPACYRPSCCVSSCCRPQCCTSSCCCPSCCVSTCCRPSCCQTTCCRPACCHPSHCGSSCC